In Kordia antarctica, the following proteins share a genomic window:
- the pyrE gene encoding orotate phosphoribosyltransferase, with amino-acid sequence MIFDKNTAKKTAELLLQINAIKLQPQEPFTWASGWKSPIYCDNRITLSFPPIRNYLREQFAKHIEIEYGKPDVIAGVATGAIGIGILVAEYLGLPFVYVRPEAKKHGRQNQIEGFIQKGQNVVVVEDLISTGKSSLNAVKALKEAEVNVKGMVAIFSYNFDIAKENFETADVNLHTLSNYENLLEQALDTNYITSAELETLEAWRKDPASWNVN; translated from the coding sequence ATGATTTTTGATAAAAATACAGCCAAAAAGACTGCCGAATTATTGTTGCAAATTAACGCAATTAAATTACAACCACAAGAACCTTTTACATGGGCTTCTGGTTGGAAATCTCCAATATATTGTGATAATAGGATCACATTATCATTTCCTCCGATACGTAATTATCTGAGAGAACAGTTCGCAAAGCATATCGAAATTGAGTACGGAAAGCCCGATGTCATTGCTGGTGTAGCAACTGGTGCTATTGGAATTGGAATTTTGGTAGCAGAATATTTAGGGCTTCCTTTTGTATATGTGAGACCTGAAGCAAAAAAGCACGGAAGACAAAATCAGATTGAAGGATTTATTCAAAAAGGGCAAAATGTTGTCGTTGTAGAAGATTTGATTAGTACCGGAAAAAGTAGCTTAAATGCAGTGAAAGCTTTGAAAGAAGCTGAAGTAAATGTAAAAGGAATGGTGGCCATTTTTTCGTATAATTTTGACATTGCAAAAGAAAATTTTGAGACTGCTGATGTTAATTTACACACATTGAGTAATTACGAAAACCTTTTGGAGCAAGCGTTAGACACAAATTATATTACGTCTGCTGAACTTGAAACTTTAGAAGCTTGGCGAAAAGATCCTGCAAGTTGGAACGTTAATTGA
- a CDS encoding biotin--[acetyl-CoA-carboxylase] ligase, with protein MKIIKLDAIDSTNTYLRQLSMEEKLPDFTIVTAALQTAGKGQMGTKWNAEKGKNLTFSVFKKIFCLENEEAFYMSMATSLAIYNALKHFQVPKLAIKWPNDILSENQKICGILIENVIQNSKMTAAIIGIGLNVNQTVFKVGLNASSLKKSTGVHFDLDEVMFEIAKQLKKYSHLITERSFELLKNEYESLLFRKDKPSTFKMPNGKLFMGFIQGVSEDGKLNILLEDDIMTAFDLKEIKLMY; from the coding sequence ATGAAAATAATCAAACTTGATGCCATTGATTCCACGAATACCTACTTACGACAGCTAAGTATGGAAGAAAAGCTCCCCGATTTTACCATAGTAACAGCAGCTTTACAAACCGCAGGAAAAGGTCAGATGGGAACAAAATGGAATGCCGAAAAAGGAAAAAACCTTACGTTTAGTGTCTTTAAAAAGATTTTTTGTTTGGAAAATGAAGAAGCATTCTATATGAGTATGGCAACTTCATTGGCTATTTATAATGCGCTAAAACATTTTCAAGTACCGAAATTAGCAATAAAATGGCCAAACGACATTTTGTCAGAGAATCAAAAAATATGTGGAATTTTGATTGAAAATGTCATACAAAACAGCAAAATGACAGCAGCAATTATCGGAATTGGCTTAAATGTAAATCAAACAGTTTTTAAAGTTGGCTTAAATGCTTCTTCGTTAAAAAAAAGCACAGGCGTTCATTTTGATTTAGATGAAGTGATGTTTGAAATTGCAAAGCAACTGAAAAAGTATTCACATTTGATTACCGAAAGATCGTTTGAACTATTAAAAAATGAATATGAATCGTTATTGTTCCGAAAAGATAAACCGTCTACGTTTAAAATGCCAAATGGAAAACTTTTTATGGGATTTATTCAAGGAGTTTCCGAAGATGGAAAATTAAACATCTTACTAGAAGATGATATTATGACTGCTTTTGATTTGAAGGAAATAAAGTTGATGTACTGA
- the ftsH gene encoding ATP-dependent zinc metalloprotease FtsH codes for MANDNKNTTKKPKFNAYWIYGLIGVFLIFLIFTNDSDSSDKVSYSKFKELIEYNDVETIKVTTNNTVAEIFLKEGAAEKDAYKGLVNKKSSFLLMGGESADFTIKYLNLKNFEDYLNEIKEEKKLDFEIESTQQNNSISNFIFSILPFVLIIGVWIFIMRRMSGGGAGGGGGQIFNIGKSKAKLFDEKTDIKSSFKDVAGLEGAKEEVQEIVDFLKNPEKYTSLGGKIPKGALLVGPPGTGKTLLAKAVAGEAQVPFFSLSGSDFVEMFVGVGASRVRDLFKQAKEKSPAIIFIDEIDAIGRARGKNNFTGSNDERENTLNQLLTEMDGFGTNTNVIVMAATNRADILDKALMRAGRFDRQIYVDLPDLNERKEIFEVHLKPLKKADNLDTDFLSKQTPGFSGADIANVCNEAALIAARKGKKAVEKQDFLDAVDRIVGGLEKKNKIIKPEEKRRIAYHEAGHATISWMTEHADPLVKVTIVPRGQALGAAWYLPEERQITTKEQLLDKMCSLLGGRAAEEVEMGNYSTGAQNDLERTTKQASAMVTIYGLSDEIGHLSYYDSSGQSDQTFLKPYSEKTAEKIDAEIRKMIDEQYARAIQILTNNKDKLTTLAELLLEKEVIFKDDLERIFGARLFTNSDEISDSEE; via the coding sequence ATGGCAAACGATAACAAAAACACAACAAAAAAACCTAAGTTCAATGCATATTGGATTTATGGTTTGATAGGAGTTTTTCTCATTTTCTTAATATTTACAAATGATTCAGATTCGAGCGACAAAGTATCTTACTCGAAATTTAAAGAATTGATTGAGTATAATGATGTAGAAACTATCAAGGTTACCACAAACAATACAGTTGCAGAAATTTTCTTAAAAGAAGGTGCAGCCGAGAAAGATGCCTATAAAGGATTGGTAAATAAAAAAAGTAGTTTTCTCCTTATGGGAGGAGAATCTGCAGATTTTACTATCAAATATCTAAACCTGAAAAATTTTGAAGATTATCTGAACGAAATTAAAGAAGAGAAAAAACTTGATTTTGAAATAGAATCGACACAACAAAATAATTCAATTTCAAACTTCATATTCAGTATTTTACCATTTGTACTTATCATTGGTGTTTGGATTTTCATCATGCGCAGAATGTCTGGCGGCGGCGCTGGCGGCGGCGGCGGACAGATTTTCAATATAGGAAAATCGAAAGCAAAATTATTTGACGAAAAAACAGATATTAAATCATCATTTAAAGATGTTGCTGGATTAGAAGGTGCAAAAGAAGAAGTACAAGAAATTGTAGACTTCTTAAAAAATCCTGAAAAATATACATCTCTTGGTGGAAAAATTCCGAAAGGAGCTTTATTAGTTGGACCTCCAGGAACTGGTAAAACATTGCTTGCAAAAGCGGTTGCAGGAGAAGCACAAGTGCCTTTCTTCTCGCTTTCAGGTTCTGATTTCGTAGAAATGTTTGTTGGTGTTGGAGCTTCTAGAGTTCGTGATTTATTTAAACAAGCAAAAGAAAAATCGCCTGCAATTATATTTATTGATGAAATTGATGCGATTGGACGCGCCCGTGGAAAAAACAATTTTACAGGTTCTAACGATGAACGTGAAAATACATTAAATCAATTATTAACAGAAATGGACGGTTTCGGAACCAATACAAATGTAATTGTAATGGCAGCAACAAACCGAGCTGATATTTTAGATAAAGCTTTAATGCGTGCAGGACGTTTTGATAGACAAATTTATGTTGATCTTCCTGATTTGAATGAACGAAAAGAAATCTTTGAAGTACATTTAAAACCACTTAAAAAAGCAGATAATTTAGATACTGACTTTTTATCAAAACAAACACCAGGTTTCTCTGGAGCTGATATTGCAAATGTTTGTAATGAAGCTGCCCTAATTGCCGCAAGAAAAGGTAAGAAAGCTGTTGAAAAGCAAGATTTCTTAGATGCTGTTGACAGAATTGTTGGTGGATTAGAGAAGAAGAATAAAATCATTAAACCAGAAGAAAAACGAAGAATTGCGTATCATGAAGCTGGACACGCAACTATAAGTTGGATGACGGAACATGCAGATCCATTAGTAAAAGTAACGATTGTTCCTAGAGGACAAGCACTTGGAGCTGCTTGGTATTTACCAGAAGAAAGACAAATAACTACAAAAGAACAATTGCTTGATAAAATGTGTTCTTTACTTGGTGGTCGTGCAGCAGAAGAAGTAGAAATGGGGAATTACTCAACGGGAGCGCAAAATGATTTAGAGCGTACAACCAAACAAGCTTCTGCGATGGTTACAATTTACGGATTGAGCGACGAAATTGGACATTTATCATATTATGACAGTTCAGGACAATCTGATCAGACATTCTTAAAACCATATTCTGAAAAAACAGCAGAAAAAATTGATGCAGAAATTCGCAAAATGATCGACGAACAATATGCAAGAGCTATACAAATTTTGACTAATAATAAAGATAAGTTGACAACGCTTGCTGAATTACTTTTAGAAAAAGAAGTAATCTTTAAAGATGACTTAGAAAGAATTTTCGGAGCAAGATTGTTTACTAATTCTGACGAAATAAGCGATTCAGAAGAATAG
- a CDS encoding SulP family inorganic anion transporter — protein sequence MTEFIRKRAANAKNDILSGLTVALALVPEAVAFAFVADVPPMVGLYGAFMMGIITAIFGGRPGMISGATGAMAVVMIALVKKGNEFGAGTDLGEQGLQFLFITLLMVGVIQAMAGVFKLGKFVRLIPHPVMMGFVNGLAIVIFMSQLEMFKTGTGDSKTWLEGATLWFTLGLVGLTMLIMWGLPKLTKKLPEALIAIAVVSAIVIFGNVDVATVKSFIIEGSGGEVTGLKGDLPQFQTSIFAAELWSMKSLLIMAPYAFILAAIGLIESLMTLNLVDELTETRGNGNRECLAQGGANILNGLFGGMGGCAMIGQSIINIKGGGRGRLSGIVAALALLCFILFASGLIEQVPIAALVGVMFMVVIGTFAWSSFRILNKIPVSDAIILIAVSLITVWKDLAVAVIAGVIISALVFSWENAKRIRARKRIQDDGTKVYEIFGPLFFGSIQAFNNKFDIKNDPEKVVIDFMESRVSDHSALEAIFNLIQKYEAAGKQLRVKHLSEDCKALMVKASPKLANVIEDAVDDPRYYVMTSPEK from the coding sequence ATGACTGAGTTTATTAGAAAGAGAGCGGCGAATGCCAAAAATGATATTTTAAGCGGATTAACAGTTGCCTTGGCATTAGTGCCAGAAGCTGTTGCGTTTGCTTTTGTAGCTGATGTTCCGCCAATGGTTGGACTTTATGGAGCTTTTATGATGGGAATTATTACCGCAATTTTCGGTGGACGACCAGGTATGATTTCTGGAGCAACAGGAGCAATGGCAGTTGTAATGATCGCTTTAGTAAAAAAAGGAAACGAATTTGGCGCAGGTACCGATTTAGGCGAACAAGGACTTCAATTTTTATTCATCACATTATTAATGGTTGGAGTAATTCAAGCAATGGCAGGAGTTTTTAAACTTGGAAAATTTGTCCGATTGATTCCGCATCCAGTAATGATGGGATTTGTAAACGGTTTGGCTATTGTAATTTTTATGTCTCAATTAGAAATGTTCAAAACAGGAACTGGTGATAGTAAAACGTGGCTCGAAGGCGCAACTTTATGGTTTACACTTGGTTTGGTAGGTTTGACGATGTTGATAATGTGGGGATTGCCAAAATTAACTAAGAAATTACCAGAAGCATTAATTGCGATTGCGGTAGTTTCTGCGATTGTAATTTTCGGAAATGTTGATGTTGCAACCGTAAAATCGTTTATTATTGAAGGAAGTGGAGGAGAAGTAACTGGATTGAAAGGTGATTTGCCACAATTCCAAACGAGCATATTTGCGGCTGAATTATGGAGCATGAAAAGCTTATTAATAATGGCACCTTACGCGTTTATTTTAGCAGCTATCGGATTGATAGAATCGTTAATGACATTAAACTTAGTGGACGAATTGACGGAAACTCGTGGAAATGGTAATCGGGAGTGTTTGGCACAAGGTGGCGCAAACATTCTAAACGGACTTTTCGGTGGAATGGGCGGTTGCGCAATGATTGGACAATCAATCATTAATATAAAAGGTGGCGGACGCGGAAGACTTTCAGGAATTGTTGCTGCATTAGCTTTGTTATGTTTCATATTATTTGCGTCAGGCTTGATAGAACAAGTGCCAATTGCGGCGTTAGTTGGTGTCATGTTCATGGTTGTTATTGGAACATTTGCTTGGAGTAGTTTTAGAATTTTAAACAAAATACCAGTAAGTGATGCTATTATTTTAATTGCCGTTTCTTTAATTACGGTTTGGAAAGATTTAGCAGTTGCTGTAATTGCTGGAGTTATTATTTCAGCGTTGGTATTTTCATGGGAAAATGCAAAACGAATTCGTGCTAGAAAACGTATTCAAGATGATGGAACGAAAGTATACGAGATTTTTGGGCCTTTATTCTTTGGAAGCATTCAAGCATTTAATAATAAATTTGATATCAAAAATGATCCAGAAAAAGTGGTTATTGACTTTATGGAATCAAGAGTTTCAGATCATTCTGCATTGGAAGCAATTTTCAATCTAATACAAAAATACGAAGCAGCAGGAAAGCAATTGCGTGTGAAACATTTAAGTGAAGATTGTAAAGCTTTGATGGTGAAAGCATCACCTAAATTAGCAAATGTGATTGAAGATGCTGTCGACGATCCAAGATACTACGTGATGACGAGTCCTGAGAAATAA
- a CDS encoding LUD domain-containing protein gives MSLFKKIFGSKSKPQQESNSLDERGRYMPQVELPIDERFTINFQKNGGKFLYCDSFTDVYNNLENILIENGWEGKEVLCFDAQLHERFDNFDLKFSKINMNASFYLASCEYLIADNGSILVCSNQIREKKLNDLPDNFVILATTSQLVSAIGEGLRSIKNKYKSNFPNNITTIKHFQVQEEKDFLSYGSSSKNLYLLLLEDL, from the coding sequence ATGAGTCTTTTTAAGAAAATTTTCGGCTCCAAATCTAAACCTCAACAAGAATCTAATTCTTTAGATGAGCGTGGCAGATATATGCCACAAGTAGAACTTCCAATTGACGAACGTTTTACTATTAATTTCCAAAAAAATGGCGGTAAATTTCTATACTGCGATTCTTTCACGGATGTATATAACAATTTAGAAAATATACTGATCGAAAATGGTTGGGAAGGAAAAGAAGTATTATGCTTTGATGCCCAACTTCATGAGCGTTTTGATAATTTTGATTTGAAGTTTTCAAAAATCAACATGAATGCAAGTTTCTACTTAGCTTCTTGCGAATATTTAATTGCCGATAATGGTTCTATCTTAGTTTGTTCTAATCAAATAAGAGAAAAAAAACTCAACGACTTACCCGATAATTTTGTCATTCTTGCAACCACAAGTCAACTTGTAAGCGCTATTGGCGAGGGTTTACGCAGCATTAAGAATAAATACAAGTCGAATTTCCCTAATAATATTACGACGATCAAGCATTTTCAAGTACAAGAAGAAAAGGACTTTTTATCTTACGGAAGTAGCTCAAAAAACTTATATTTGCTGCTCTTGGAAGACCTCTAA
- a CDS encoding SRPBCC family protein, whose protein sequence is MNLESPKVTVNKTPQELYDFLTNVENFEKLMPESISKFEVLAEGKFVFALKGMPEIVLKLKESTPPNQVVLGAASDKLPFTLTGNIQELEAGKSEAQLLFEGKFNPMMAMMIKGPIGKFVNTLAENMSKL, encoded by the coding sequence ATGAATTTAGAAAGCCCAAAAGTTACCGTAAATAAAACACCGCAAGAACTTTACGATTTTTTGACGAATGTTGAAAACTTTGAAAAATTAATGCCCGAAAGTATTAGTAAGTTTGAAGTGTTGGCGGAAGGAAAGTTTGTTTTTGCTTTAAAAGGAATGCCAGAAATTGTTCTGAAATTAAAAGAAAGTACGCCGCCAAACCAAGTTGTATTAGGTGCTGCTTCTGACAAATTACCATTTACACTTACTGGAAACATTCAGGAGTTAGAAGCTGGAAAAAGCGAAGCACAATTACTTTTTGAAGGAAAATTTAATCCAATGATGGCAATGATGATTAAAGGTCCAATTGGTAAATTTGTGAACACACTTGCGGAGAATATGAGTAAGTTGTAG
- a CDS encoding M14 family metallopeptidase has protein sequence MKKVCFLLSLSLFFACNSDKTTSKVTPDFTTIFEKSGGTQTPTYSEVIEYYEALAESYSQIHLETVGTTDAGFPLHLVTFNPDGDFNFDAIRKEKTIVLVNNGIHPGESDGIDATMMLMRDLANGTKKSPKNVVISAIPVYNVGGSLNRNSGTRANQNGPEAYGFRGNAQNYDLNRDFIKSDTRNAKAFAEIFHKVQPDVFVDNHVSNGADYQYTLTHLFTQHNKLGHEAGTFLHKTMMPDLEATLQKNNWDITPYVNVFGSTPNEGFSQFFDSPRYSTGYTTLFNTLGLMVETHMLKPYKQRVEGTYALMDALIENIETKHYKDIKLIREKTHQSFLNDSKYVVQWELDKSKETILNFKGYEGTFIESDLTGQKRLKYDATKPFTKEVKYSNYFKPKKEITVPKAYIIPKGWHTILELLSLNNVTMNPIENDTIINVETYHIKDFKTSKNPYEGHYTHYDTEVTKTSQEIRFKKGDIIVYTNQLAFRYLLEILEPEAVDSFFNWNFFDTILQQKEGFSAYVFEDEAKELLAKNPEWKKEFLDLKTQDTAFANSASKQLRWIYKKSDHYEKAHLRYPIFRIQK, from the coding sequence ATGAAAAAAGTATGCTTCCTTCTAAGTCTTTCATTATTTTTTGCATGTAATTCTGATAAAACAACTTCAAAAGTTACACCTGATTTTACTACAATTTTCGAAAAATCTGGCGGAACGCAAACGCCAACGTATTCAGAAGTTATTGAGTATTATGAAGCTTTGGCAGAAAGTTATTCTCAGATTCATTTGGAAACCGTCGGAACTACCGACGCAGGATTTCCGTTGCATTTAGTCACTTTTAATCCTGATGGAGATTTTAATTTTGATGCGATTCGAAAAGAAAAAACAATTGTTTTAGTAAATAATGGAATTCATCCTGGCGAAAGTGACGGAATTGACGCTACAATGATGCTGATGCGAGATTTGGCAAATGGCACAAAGAAATCGCCTAAAAACGTAGTGATTTCAGCAATTCCTGTATATAATGTTGGCGGAAGTTTGAATCGAAATTCTGGTACAAGAGCCAATCAAAATGGTCCAGAAGCATATGGTTTTCGCGGAAACGCTCAAAATTATGATTTAAACAGAGATTTTATAAAATCGGACACTCGAAATGCAAAAGCTTTTGCTGAAATTTTTCATAAAGTACAACCTGATGTTTTTGTAGATAATCATGTAAGTAATGGCGCAGATTATCAATATACATTGACACATTTATTTACACAACATAATAAATTAGGACACGAAGCTGGCACATTTTTACACAAAACCATGATGCCCGATTTAGAAGCAACTTTACAAAAAAATAATTGGGACATTACGCCGTATGTAAATGTTTTTGGCAGCACGCCAAACGAAGGTTTTTCACAATTTTTCGATTCGCCACGCTATTCTACAGGATATACAACATTGTTTAACACACTTGGTTTAATGGTGGAAACGCACATGCTAAAACCGTACAAACAGCGTGTTGAAGGAACATATGCTTTGATGGACGCGTTGATTGAAAATATAGAAACGAAACATTATAAAGACATAAAATTGATTCGAGAAAAGACGCATCAATCATTTTTGAATGATTCAAAATATGTTGTTCAGTGGGAATTGGACAAAAGCAAAGAAACTATTTTGAACTTTAAAGGCTACGAAGGAACTTTTATTGAAAGTGATTTGACAGGTCAGAAACGACTCAAATACGATGCAACAAAACCATTTACGAAAGAAGTAAAATATTCGAATTACTTCAAACCAAAAAAAGAAATTACAGTTCCAAAAGCATATATAATTCCTAAAGGTTGGCATACAATTTTAGAATTGCTTTCGCTGAATAATGTGACGATGAATCCTATTGAAAATGATACTATTATCAATGTAGAAACCTATCATATTAAAGATTTTAAAACATCAAAAAATCCGTATGAAGGTCATTACACACATTACGATACGGAAGTCACAAAAACGTCACAAGAGATTCGTTTTAAAAAAGGCGATATTATAGTATATACAAATCAGCTTGCGTTTCGTTATTTACTAGAAATATTAGAACCAGAAGCTGTAGATTCATTTTTTAATTGGAACTTTTTTGATACGATTTTACAGCAAAAAGAAGGTTTTTCCGCGTATGTTTTTGAAGATGAAGCAAAAGAGTTGTTAGCTAAGAATCCTGAATGGAAAAAAGAATTTTTAGATTTAAAAACACAAGATACAGCGTTTGCAAATAGTGCTTCAAAACAGTTACGTTGGATTTACAAAAAGTCAGATCATTATGAAAAGGCGCATTTGCGATATCCTATTTTTAGAATTCAAAAATAA
- a CDS encoding NUDIX hydrolase: MYKVFINERFIILSNEVKKTEISDTFLLKDVDFEWLIGKISSGKLDKAILYHDNSDELLPLLYKKLPLVEAAGGLVKNTKGDVLFIFRNGKWDLPKGKTEKGEDIEETAIREVVEETGVKGLMINHFLKNTYHIFKRNGEYRLKLTHWYAMQTTYAGELIPEEEEGIMQVTWKNEAETKEALQNSYENIKLLF; encoded by the coding sequence ATGTATAAAGTTTTTATCAATGAAAGGTTCATTATTTTATCAAATGAAGTTAAAAAAACTGAAATTTCTGACACTTTCCTCTTAAAAGATGTTGATTTTGAATGGCTTATAGGGAAAATATCATCTGGAAAATTAGACAAAGCGATACTTTATCACGACAATAGTGACGAATTATTACCACTTTTATATAAAAAATTGCCTTTGGTTGAAGCCGCTGGCGGTTTGGTAAAAAATACAAAAGGAGACGTTTTATTTATTTTTAGAAATGGAAAGTGGGATTTGCCCAAAGGAAAAACTGAAAAAGGTGAAGATATTGAAGAAACCGCTATTCGTGAAGTCGTTGAAGAAACTGGCGTAAAAGGTTTAATGATTAATCACTTTTTAAAGAATACCTATCACATATTTAAACGAAATGGCGAATATAGATTAAAGTTAACACATTGGTATGCAATGCAAACGACGTATGCTGGCGAACTAATTCCGGAAGAAGAAGAAGGTATTATGCAAGTTACTTGGAAGAACGAAGCAGAAACCAAAGAAGCACTTCAAAATTCATATGAAAATATAAAGTTGTTGTTTTAA
- the rsfS gene encoding ribosome silencing factor: MTKIEVSTDQLITGIIKGIEEVKGNDITILDLREIDNTVCDYFIICNGTSNTQVNAIVGSVQKMVSKELKDKPWHIEGSENAEWVLMDYVNVVVHVFQKHIREFYDIEGLWGDAKVTSIQANY, translated from the coding sequence ATGACAAAAATTGAGGTTAGCACGGATCAATTGATCACGGGCATCATAAAAGGAATAGAAGAAGTAAAAGGAAATGATATCACCATCTTAGACTTACGCGAAATAGACAATACAGTTTGTGACTACTTTATCATATGCAATGGAACTTCAAATACGCAAGTAAATGCCATTGTAGGTTCAGTACAAAAAATGGTGAGTAAGGAGTTGAAAGACAAACCGTGGCACATAGAAGGTTCGGAAAATGCTGAATGGGTTTTAATGGATTATGTGAATGTAGTTGTTCATGTGTTTCAAAAACATATCCGCGAATTTTATGATATTGAAGGACTTTGGGGAGACGCTAAAGTAACTTCTATTCAAGCAAATTATTAA